In the uncultured Methanobacterium sp. genome, one interval contains:
- a CDS encoding YhgE/Pip domain-containing protein: MIKKAIKIFKNDLRVVKNNPMVIMVLIVLICIPSLYTLLTVQSTWDPYTQTSNMKIAVVNEDAGYVLNGTQYRIGDHFVEELKNNKNFSWQFTDRETALDGVKTGKYYAALIIPGNFTENILSIDTNTPHQAQIEYIDNEKLNPIASKITGSGADALQVKINSVVVKTIDNVIFGKVKDVGELVKENKPQILKLKIFVNTLNGNLGVIDSKITEANSMMGTVNEIWPKISASLPKIQENSNGIRASYDSLYAQIMADPEGALTMVQNMESQVQETIVTLEYQDAVLTSLYNATGDTQLIPIINEIEDNIGKANKVLALLKDIEGDIKISRDPQSKLAQLKTLIDQMDDAINLLVTNRETINQKISGATAELNLVNSKWPELRSSIPLAAAKINSISGEDIDSLASYSDLDMDGVESYFEGPVTVEKESMYPVDNYGSALAPFYMALSLWIGGIMAIALVSMRVKSKKQYRGISVYLGRMGLFVIISLFQGLLVALAVLALGVQTSSTALLILTSMLIGFSFMIIVYSLTSAFGNAGKLLSVILLVVQITAAGGTFPVELLSPFSQAINPYIPLTYAIALLREVIAGVSWSNYWYCLGILVLFPISTFLLTLLVKGKLDGRAESAEEKLKESGLF, translated from the coding sequence ATGATAAAAAAGGCAATCAAAATCTTCAAAAATGATTTAAGGGTCGTTAAAAATAATCCCATGGTCATAATGGTGTTGATAGTACTTATATGCATACCTTCTCTGTATACTCTACTCACAGTTCAGTCCACCTGGGATCCCTACACTCAAACCTCAAATATGAAGATTGCGGTGGTTAACGAGGATGCAGGGTATGTTCTGAATGGAACTCAATACCGGATTGGGGATCATTTTGTTGAAGAACTGAAGAACAATAAAAATTTCAGCTGGCAGTTTACAGACCGCGAAACTGCACTGGATGGTGTTAAAACAGGTAAATACTACGCTGCTTTAATAATTCCAGGAAATTTCACCGAAAACATCCTTTCAATTGACACAAACACCCCTCATCAGGCCCAGATCGAGTACATTGACAATGAAAAACTGAATCCAATTGCATCCAAGATCACTGGATCCGGTGCAGATGCATTGCAGGTGAAAATCAACAGTGTAGTGGTTAAAACCATTGATAATGTTATTTTCGGTAAAGTTAAAGATGTTGGAGAATTGGTAAAGGAAAACAAGCCCCAGATCCTCAAATTAAAAATATTTGTAAACACCTTAAATGGAAATTTAGGTGTAATTGATTCCAAAATAACTGAAGCAAATTCAATGATGGGTACTGTAAACGAGATATGGCCGAAAATAAGCGCATCTTTACCTAAAATTCAGGAAAATTCCAATGGGATTCGTGCAAGCTATGATTCATTGTATGCTCAGATCATGGCTGACCCGGAAGGTGCTTTGACCATGGTGCAGAATATGGAATCCCAGGTTCAGGAAACTATCGTTACCTTGGAGTATCAGGATGCAGTTTTAACCAGCCTGTATAACGCCACTGGAGATACCCAGTTAATACCAATTATCAACGAAATTGAAGATAATATAGGCAAAGCAAACAAAGTACTGGCTCTTTTAAAGGATATTGAAGGAGATATTAAAATTAGCAGGGATCCACAGAGCAAACTGGCACAGCTGAAAACTTTAATTGACCAGATGGATGATGCTATCAATCTACTGGTAACTAACAGGGAAACCATAAACCAGAAGATCAGCGGGGCAACAGCAGAACTGAACCTGGTTAACTCTAAATGGCCAGAGTTAAGAAGTTCAATTCCCCTGGCAGCAGCTAAAATCAATTCAATAAGTGGAGAAGATATTGATAGTTTAGCATCCTATTCTGATCTGGACATGGATGGAGTGGAAAGTTACTTTGAAGGTCCGGTTACTGTCGAAAAGGAAAGCATGTACCCTGTGGATAATTATGGTTCGGCTCTTGCTCCATTTTACATGGCATTATCCCTATGGATCGGAGGAATCATGGCAATTGCCCTCGTTTCCATGCGAGTAAAATCAAAGAAACAGTACAGGGGAATAAGTGTTTACCTTGGAAGAATGGGATTATTTGTGATAATAAGTTTATTCCAGGGGCTTTTAGTGGCACTGGCTGTTTTGGCACTGGGTGTTCAAACTTCCTCCACTGCACTTCTTATCTTAACCAGCATGTTAATTGGATTTAGCTTCATGATAATTGTGTATTCATTAACTTCAGCCTTTGGAAACGCAGGGAAATTGCTTTCAGTTATACTGCTGGTTGTACAGATCACCGCAGCAGGAGGAACATTCCCAGTGGAACTTTTATCTCCATTTTCCCAGGCCATAAATCCATACATCCCCTTAACCTATGCCATTGCCTTATTAAGGGAGGTCATTGCCGGAGTTTCATGGAGCAATTACTGGTATTGTCTGGGAATCCTGGTATTGTTCCCTATTTCCACTTTCTTGTTAACGTTACTGGTAAAAGGGAAGTTAGATGGGCGTGCAGAATCTGCTGAAGAGAAATTAAAGGAGAGTGGATTGTTCTAA